The following are encoded in a window of Numida meleagris isolate 19003 breed g44 Domestic line chromosome 11, NumMel1.0, whole genome shotgun sequence genomic DNA:
- the SELENOK gene encoding selenoprotein K, translated as MVYISNGQVLDNRSRAPWSLSSITDFFWSIADFVVMFFQSIIQPDLRRRGCTSSSYLGQSDGRGPPGNPRRIPRRMGRINHWGGGPSPPPMAGGGUGR; from the exons ATGGTGTACATATCTAACG GACAAGTTTTGGATAACCGAAGCCGGGCTCCTTGGAGCTTGTCATCCATAACAGATTTTTTCTGGTCAATAGCAGACTTCGTAGTTATGtt cttccagaGCATTATTCAACCAGATTTGAGAAGAAGAGGCTGCACATCTTCCTCCTATTTAGGACAAAGTGATGGAAGAGG GCCGCCAGGAAATCCTCGCCGAATCCCTCGTAGAATGGGCCGCATAAATCACTGGGGCGGAGGCCCTAGTCCACCACCAATGGCTGGAGGTGGATGAGGAAGGTAA